In the genome of Bryobacteraceae bacterium, one region contains:
- a CDS encoding TonB-dependent receptor encodes MPIAAQVNSRVRGVVRDTTDAVMAGVQVTMTDTERGTVLTTVTNDVGQYSFPNVLVGDYRVTAESPGFKKASTEGFKVDVNQTVEVNLRLEPGQLTETVEVTGAAAPLLQTTDSQIGNLIENKKITELPLAARDFMQLTLLAAGVAESGGNSRHQTERGTWVGSFSVHGHNPTYNQYLFDGIPGKEAAHQTNIFAPSVDSIQEIKVETANYSAEFGAEAGGFLNVVTRGGTNQIHGALFGFVRNDYWDARDSFADRKAQLNRNTFGGTIGGPIAKDKLFYFGSYEGMRLRQGFTQNTTVPTPAMRSGDFSALLGTDSSSRSTIAIYDWTSRVPFPGNVLPQSRMHSLPTRFINEFVPLPNRAGIGGILPNANFQSLEPQKTRTDQWITRGDYNLSPVDRIYGRYTISDTTTIGPPVWPAFGYSHELRGQHATLNWSHTMNATTVNEFRMGYSRFAQFELVESAYKRDVSAELGLRGTCRDPACWHAPYFSVQDFSLMGNPSGQTRGQGVSGPRGWKDEIFQVHESLMMVRGKHTLRVGFTGNRYRDTFPEAIRPAGQHNFNGQWTAGAGSRGFALADALLGLPRQITASIDIFDPNFRNSHAQPWVQDDWKVARTVTLNLGMRYEWLGRPYANRDKISNYLVEGPGQGRIFLPGDRPSDIGRSLQRNDNNNFAPRLGFAWQARPSFVVRGAYGIFFQKVSQQESISLAINPPNIRTGDVVLAVREQDIQNFPIDDLTPVVNFVAPGSRPALTAVAVNMKDAYIQQWNVYLERSLTQNMVFKVGYVGTKSTGLSIYREGNAPLPGPGSVQDRRPFQNIASMRVAQSEGFATYHGLETSLQHRFSNGLSFLGNYTWAKTIDNNATVDLRNYAINKGLSGFHLAHRFSSAGVWELPFGRGRKFGTDWQPVVNGILGGWQVSGWMVLRTGNPLSIGIQGDLLNTGGGYQQVPNRIADATLPRDERTRRRFFNTDAFTRPGQYEIGNAGRNILIGPGSRNVDMSLSKQFRLTETKNLQFRAEWFNAGNHPDWGTPGTTLGTSAFGTITSNANLPRVMQLGLKLVY; translated from the coding sequence TTGCCTATCGCGGCACAGGTGAATTCCCGAGTTCGAGGCGTGGTGCGCGACACCACGGACGCGGTAATGGCCGGCGTCCAGGTGACGATGACGGACACCGAGCGCGGCACGGTGCTGACGACGGTCACCAACGACGTCGGCCAGTATTCGTTTCCGAACGTTCTGGTAGGCGACTACCGGGTGACGGCTGAATCGCCGGGATTCAAGAAGGCGTCGACGGAGGGGTTCAAGGTCGACGTGAATCAGACGGTGGAAGTGAACCTTCGCCTGGAGCCGGGCCAGTTGACGGAAACGGTGGAGGTGACCGGCGCGGCGGCGCCACTGCTGCAGACCACCGATTCGCAGATCGGCAACCTGATCGAGAACAAGAAGATCACTGAGCTGCCGCTGGCGGCGCGGGACTTCATGCAGTTGACGCTGCTGGCGGCGGGCGTGGCGGAGTCCGGCGGGAACTCACGGCATCAGACCGAGCGGGGCACGTGGGTGGGATCGTTCAGCGTGCACGGCCACAACCCGACGTACAACCAGTACCTTTTCGACGGCATTCCGGGCAAGGAGGCCGCGCACCAGACCAATATTTTCGCGCCGTCCGTGGATTCGATTCAGGAGATCAAGGTGGAGACGGCGAACTACAGCGCGGAGTTCGGCGCCGAAGCCGGTGGATTCCTGAACGTGGTGACGCGGGGCGGGACGAACCAGATCCACGGGGCGCTTTTCGGGTTCGTGCGGAACGACTATTGGGACGCGCGCGACAGCTTCGCGGACCGCAAGGCGCAGCTCAACCGCAACACGTTCGGTGGGACGATCGGCGGGCCGATTGCGAAGGACAAGCTGTTCTACTTCGGATCGTACGAAGGGATGCGGCTGCGGCAAGGCTTCACGCAGAATACGACCGTGCCGACGCCGGCGATGCGGAGCGGCGATTTTTCGGCTTTGCTCGGCACCGATAGCAGCTCACGGTCGACGATCGCGATCTACGATTGGACCAGCCGCGTTCCGTTTCCGGGCAACGTGCTGCCGCAATCGAGGATGCATTCGCTGCCGACGCGGTTCATCAACGAGTTCGTGCCGCTGCCGAACCGGGCCGGCATCGGCGGGATTCTTCCGAACGCGAACTTCCAATCGCTGGAGCCGCAGAAGACGCGGACGGATCAGTGGATCACGCGCGGCGACTACAACCTGAGCCCGGTGGACCGGATCTATGGCCGGTACACGATTTCGGACACGACGACGATCGGTCCGCCGGTGTGGCCCGCGTTCGGGTACAGCCACGAGTTGCGCGGCCAGCACGCCACGCTCAACTGGTCCCACACGATGAACGCGACGACGGTGAACGAATTCCGGATGGGATACAGCCGATTCGCGCAGTTCGAGCTTGTGGAGAGCGCCTACAAGCGAGACGTCTCCGCGGAACTGGGATTGCGCGGAACCTGCCGCGATCCGGCGTGCTGGCATGCGCCGTATTTCTCGGTGCAGGATTTCAGCCTGATGGGCAACCCGAGCGGCCAGACACGCGGGCAAGGCGTTTCCGGTCCGCGCGGGTGGAAGGACGAAATCTTCCAGGTCCACGAGAGCCTGATGATGGTGCGAGGCAAGCACACGCTGCGCGTGGGGTTCACGGGCAACCGGTATCGGGACACGTTCCCGGAGGCGATCCGCCCGGCGGGCCAACACAACTTCAATGGCCAGTGGACGGCGGGTGCGGGCTCGCGCGGGTTCGCGCTGGCGGATGCGCTGCTCGGACTGCCGCGGCAGATCACGGCATCGATCGATATTTTCGATCCGAACTTCCGCAACAGCCACGCGCAGCCATGGGTGCAGGACGACTGGAAGGTCGCGCGGACGGTGACGTTGAATCTCGGCATGCGGTACGAGTGGCTGGGCCGGCCGTACGCGAATCGGGACAAGATCTCGAACTACCTGGTGGAAGGGCCGGGGCAGGGCCGGATTTTCCTTCCCGGGGACCGGCCGTCCGATATCGGGCGTTCGCTGCAGCGGAACGACAACAACAACTTCGCGCCGCGACTCGGTTTTGCGTGGCAGGCGCGGCCGAGCTTCGTAGTGCGCGGCGCGTACGGGATCTTCTTCCAGAAAGTCTCGCAGCAGGAATCGATTTCGCTGGCGATCAATCCGCCGAACATCCGCACCGGCGATGTTGTGCTGGCGGTGCGCGAACAGGATATCCAGAACTTTCCGATCGACGATTTGACGCCGGTGGTGAACTTTGTCGCGCCGGGTAGCCGTCCGGCGCTGACGGCGGTGGCCGTCAACATGAAGGACGCGTATATCCAGCAGTGGAATGTTTACCTCGAACGGTCTCTCACGCAGAACATGGTGTTCAAGGTGGGGTACGTGGGCACGAAGTCGACGGGTCTTTCGATCTACCGGGAAGGGAACGCGCCGCTGCCGGGTCCGGGTTCGGTGCAGGATCGGCGGCCGTTCCAGAACATCGCGTCGATGCGGGTGGCGCAGTCGGAGGGGTTCGCGACCTATCACGGGCTCGAGACGTCGCTGCAGCACCGGTTCTCGAACGGACTTTCGTTCCTTGGGAACTACACGTGGGCGAAGACGATCGACAACAACGCTACCGTGGACTTGCGGAACTACGCGATCAACAAGGGGCTATCGGGTTTCCATCTTGCGCACCGGTTCAGTTCGGCCGGCGTGTGGGAGCTGCCGTTCGGGCGCGGGCGAAAGTTCGGCACGGATTGGCAGCCGGTGGTGAACGGAATTCTCGGCGGGTGGCAAGTGAGCGGGTGGATGGTGCTGCGGACGGGCAATCCGCTTTCGATTGGAATCCAGGGGGATCTGCTCAACACCGGGGGCGGATACCAGCAGGTTCCGAACCGGATCGCGGATGCGACTTTGCCTCGAGACGAGCGGACGCGGCGACGGTTCTTCAACACCGATGCGTTCACTCGGCCGGGCCAGTATGAGATTGGCAACGCGGGCCGGAACATCCTGATTGGCCCGGGCAGCCGGAACGTAGACATGTCGTTGTCGAAACAGTTCCGGTTGACGGAGACGAAGAACCTGCAGTTCCGGGCGGAGTGGTTCAACGCCGGGAACCATCCGGATTGGGGTACGCCGGGTACGACGCTAGGGACGTCGGCGTTTGGGACGATCACGTCGAACGCGAACCTGCCGCGGGTGATGCAGCTTGGGTTGAAGCTGGTTTATTGA
- a CDS encoding alpha/beta hydrolase fold domain-containing protein — MNARIPVTLLASAFAAFAQSPVPLFDSHGDLGAAPKVGSLAYDPAASAYRVTGGGANIWGAEDALYFVWKRVPGDVALAAAVAFEGQGVNAHRKAVLMIRKDLTPGSPYADIAVHGDGLTSLQYRLLPGGPTAEIKSAITAPTRIRIERRGNAFTALAAKANERPTSIGPQTVDLGSGPVYVGIGVCSHDATVLETAVFSSVQFEQHGAPPAQQTYRSHVTVFDLASRSPKTVYSGDGIIEAPNWSRDGKFLLVNTGGNLYRLPLGGGARAELEKIDLGAPYRANNDHDLSRDGRHLAFSASSPSSRQSQVYAANADGAGARLLTPASPSYFHGWSPDGKWLAFVGQRDGKYELYRVPFAGGPEERLTSKRAYDDGPEYSPDGKWIYFNSDRSGGWDIWRIPASGGGPGDAKAERITSDEHEDWFPHLSPDGKKMIVIAFPPGTKGHNDRMPGMTLRMMPVAGGKPDAKRIETLVTFYGGQGTINVNSWSPDSTRFAYVVYEPVAPPPVVGLWPAGAPGSEGKTAPESIRLVNGERIVSSIHKPSVTLYLPAKDKATGAAVVIAPGGGHRELWSDHEGHNIAKWLAGRGVAGLVLHYRLARETGSTYTIEGEAFADIRRAVRLAKQRAAEWNLNPGRIGVMGFSAGGEIAALAGTRYDAGDPNAADPVERQSSRPAFQALVYPAIPNEMPLSKDTPPAFLVCGENDRRNISQGLPELYLAFKKAGATAELHVYAGVGHGFGLRDRTRGPVAGWLARFNDWLGGLGLAQ; from the coding sequence ATGAACGCAAGGATTCCCGTCACCCTCCTCGCCTCCGCCTTCGCCGCCTTCGCCCAATCCCCCGTTCCCCTCTTCGATTCCCACGGCGACCTCGGCGCTGCCCCGAAAGTCGGCTCGCTTGCCTACGACCCCGCTGCCAGCGCCTACCGCGTCACCGGCGGTGGAGCCAACATCTGGGGCGCCGAGGACGCTCTGTACTTCGTCTGGAAACGCGTCCCCGGCGACGTGGCCCTCGCCGCCGCCGTCGCCTTCGAAGGCCAGGGCGTCAACGCCCACCGCAAAGCAGTGCTCATGATCCGCAAGGACCTCACACCCGGCTCGCCCTACGCCGACATCGCCGTCCATGGCGACGGCCTCACGTCGCTGCAGTACCGCCTCCTGCCCGGCGGCCCCACCGCCGAGATCAAGTCCGCGATCACCGCGCCCACGCGCATCCGCATCGAGCGCCGCGGCAACGCCTTCACCGCGCTCGCCGCGAAAGCGAACGAACGGCCCACCTCCATCGGCCCCCAAACCGTCGACCTCGGCTCCGGCCCCGTCTACGTCGGCATCGGCGTCTGCTCACACGATGCGACCGTGCTCGAAACGGCTGTCTTCAGCAGCGTCCAGTTCGAACAGCATGGCGCGCCGCCCGCCCAGCAGACCTACCGCAGCCACGTCACCGTCTTCGACCTCGCCTCCCGCTCCCCGAAAACCGTCTATTCCGGCGACGGCATCATCGAAGCGCCCAACTGGTCCCGCGACGGGAAGTTCCTGCTCGTCAACACGGGTGGCAATCTCTACCGGCTCCCGCTTGGCGGCGGCGCGCGCGCCGAACTCGAAAAGATCGATCTCGGTGCGCCCTACCGCGCCAACAACGATCACGACCTGTCGCGCGACGGCCGCCATCTCGCCTTCTCCGCCTCCAGCCCATCCTCGCGCCAGTCGCAGGTCTACGCCGCCAACGCCGACGGCGCCGGCGCTCGCCTCCTCACACCCGCCTCGCCCTCCTATTTCCACGGCTGGTCGCCCGACGGCAAGTGGCTCGCCTTCGTCGGACAGCGCGACGGCAAGTACGAACTCTACCGGGTCCCCTTCGCCGGCGGACCCGAAGAACGCCTCACCTCCAAACGCGCCTACGACGACGGTCCCGAATACTCGCCCGACGGCAAGTGGATCTACTTCAACTCCGATCGCTCCGGCGGCTGGGACATCTGGCGCATTCCCGCCTCCGGCGGCGGACCCGGCGACGCCAAGGCCGAACGCATCACCTCCGACGAACACGAAGACTGGTTCCCGCACCTCTCGCCCGATGGCAAGAAAATGATCGTCATCGCCTTCCCGCCCGGCACCAAGGGCCACAACGACCGCATGCCCGGCATGACCCTCCGCATGATGCCCGTCGCCGGCGGCAAGCCCGACGCGAAGCGCATCGAAACCCTGGTCACTTTCTACGGCGGCCAGGGCACCATCAACGTCAACTCCTGGTCGCCCGATTCCACCCGCTTCGCCTATGTCGTCTACGAACCGGTGGCCCCGCCGCCCGTGGTCGGGCTTTGGCCCGCCGGCGCGCCCGGCTCCGAAGGCAAGACCGCTCCGGAATCGATTCGCCTGGTCAACGGTGAACGCATCGTCTCGTCGATTCACAAGCCCTCGGTCACGCTCTACCTTCCCGCCAAAGACAAAGCCACCGGAGCCGCCGTGGTCATCGCGCCCGGAGGCGGGCACCGTGAACTCTGGTCCGATCACGAAGGCCATAACATCGCGAAGTGGCTCGCCGGCCGCGGTGTTGCCGGCCTCGTTCTCCACTACCGCCTGGCGCGCGAAACCGGCTCCACCTACACCATCGAAGGCGAGGCCTTCGCCGATATCCGCCGCGCCGTGCGCCTCGCCAAACAGCGTGCCGCCGAATGGAACCTGAACCCGGGTCGCATCGGCGTCATGGGTTTCTCGGCCGGCGGTGAGATCGCAGCCCTCGCCGGTACCCGCTACGATGCGGGCGACCCAAACGCCGCCGATCCCGTCGAGCGCCAAAGCTCCCGCCCCGCCTTCCAGGCCCTCGTCTACCCGGCCATCCCCAACGAAATGCCCCTCTCCAAGGACACGCCGCCCGCCTTCCTCGTCTGCGGCGAAAACGACCGCCGCAACATCTCGCAGGGCCTGCCCGAGCTGTACCTCGCGTTCAAGAAAGCCGGCGCGACAGCCGAGCTCCATGTCTACGCAGGAGTGGGCCACGGCTTCGGCCTCCGTGATCGCACTCGCGGACCCGTCGCCGGCTGGCTCGCGCGATTCAACGATTGGCTGGGCGGCCTCGGCCTCGCCCAATAG
- a CDS encoding creatininase family protein has translation MRFLLCLVALPLAAQVRPLHSRDLTRLSQVQVAAQLSKSDVIFVPVGAVETNGILPSGRDYVYPLAFAMTMAEQTGGLYAPGLQTSYPGTTVGAPSTIYTTPQAGAAQLKSLARSLLRQGFRRQVYLSMSHGPAALTVGAMVRDFFDETRVPLLYIDMDHYLPRLQIPADARDKLMWGAHAIAGRLEDLPLKGDYGSAESGPAAPIPTNEGLAVLSKLGFSGSLALGSWVPDVMAHGGGSLALPDSAAQREEWGRQGRAQVLEIVRRMRMPEAMDALRKHDRFTQEVIVPRLKQWLPPVR, from the coding sequence ATGCGATTTCTGCTGTGCCTCGTCGCCCTGCCCCTCGCCGCGCAAGTGCGGCCGCTTCACTCGCGCGATCTCACGCGCCTCAGCCAGGTTCAGGTGGCAGCCCAACTCTCGAAGAGCGACGTCATCTTCGTCCCCGTCGGCGCTGTCGAAACCAACGGCATCCTCCCCAGCGGCCGCGACTACGTCTACCCGCTCGCCTTCGCAATGACGATGGCGGAACAAACCGGCGGACTCTACGCGCCCGGCCTCCAGACCTCCTACCCCGGCACCACCGTCGGCGCCCCATCCACCATCTACACCACCCCCCAGGCCGGCGCCGCGCAACTTAAGTCTCTCGCCCGCTCCCTGCTCCGCCAGGGCTTCCGCCGCCAGGTCTATCTCTCCATGAGCCACGGACCCGCCGCGCTCACCGTCGGCGCCATGGTCCGCGACTTCTTCGACGAAACCCGAGTCCCGCTCCTCTACATCGATATGGACCACTACCTCCCGCGCCTCCAGATCCCCGCCGATGCGCGCGACAAGCTGATGTGGGGCGCCCACGCCATTGCCGGCCGCCTTGAGGACCTGCCGCTCAAGGGCGACTACGGCAGCGCCGAATCCGGACCCGCCGCGCCCATCCCCACCAACGAAGGCCTCGCCGTTCTCTCCAAGCTCGGCTTCTCCGGAAGCCTCGCCCTCGGATCCTGGGTGCCGGACGTCATGGCCCACGGCGGCGGCTCGCTCGCCCTCCCGGATTCCGCCGCCCAGCGTGAAGAATGGGGACGCCAGGGCCGTGCTCAGGTCCTCGAAATCGTACGGAGAATGCGAATGCCCGAAGCCATGGACGCGCTTCGCAAGCACGATCGCTTCACGCAGGAAGTCATCGTCCCCCGGCTCAAACAATGGCTGCCCCCTGTCCGCTAG
- a CDS encoding rhodanese-like domain-containing protein, whose translation MSLPYEITVQEVKALVDGGGRIELIDVREMHEHALTRIDGADLIPMNTVPQRVSELEARAEEATLVIFCHHGMRSLNVVSWLRRQGIEQCQSMAGGIDAWSIAIDPGVPRY comes from the coding sequence ATGAGTTTGCCCTACGAGATCACGGTGCAGGAGGTGAAGGCGCTAGTCGACGGCGGCGGCAGGATCGAATTGATCGACGTCCGCGAGATGCACGAGCACGCGCTGACGCGCATTGATGGCGCGGATCTGATCCCAATGAACACGGTGCCGCAGCGGGTGAGCGAACTCGAGGCGCGTGCGGAGGAAGCAACGCTGGTGATCTTCTGCCATCACGGGATGCGCAGCCTCAATGTGGTGAGCTGGCTGCGGCGTCAAGGCATCGAGCAGTGCCAGAGCATGGCCGGCGGGATCGACGCGTGGAGCATCGCGATCGACCCGGGCGTGCCGCGTTACTAG
- a CDS encoding ArsC/Spx/MgsR family protein: MKADEVDLNKGLSEAELDKLIGKRDYKLFLNSRNELYRERGMKQNPPDRNEAIRLMAAHPNLIKRPLLVHGGHVIYGFDEAAYSDLK, encoded by the coding sequence GTGAAGGCGGACGAGGTGGATTTGAACAAGGGCCTGAGCGAGGCGGAGTTGGATAAGCTGATCGGGAAGCGCGACTACAAGCTGTTCCTGAACTCGCGGAACGAATTGTACCGGGAGCGCGGGATGAAACAGAATCCTCCGGACCGCAATGAGGCGATCCGGCTGATGGCGGCGCATCCGAATTTGATCAAGCGTCCGCTGCTGGTGCATGGCGGACACGTGATTTACGGCTTCGACGAGGCCGCCTACAGTGATTTGAAATAA
- the dgoD gene encoding galactonate dehydratase, whose protein sequence is MKRREFLSHSAAAPMLQVSSPQVGTRPAIKITDIKTFLVGVGGRNLCFVKVLTDQGIHGIGEAYSCGPDEATLKVIEDYKTWLVGQDPRNIQYLWDLMYNFTRFPGGSVVNAAISGIDHALWDIAGKAAGLPVYMLLGGRVRDKIRTYQSAGGNEPSQVAESAKRLVEKYGYTAVKMSPHMRDTNARPVNYVTRMAGQRVRAVREALGPDVDIGVDIHAKFFEINRALRMAKEIEPYNPMWLEEPIRPENAAAMRKLSEHVEIPLASGECNYTKHEFRTILAEQCLDFVQPDICVCGGLLEMKKIAAMAEANFVRVAPHNPMGPVATVVNVHFAASTPNFFILEYHPDDESPRKDLLQEPLMVKDGYIPLPTKPGLGIELNEEAFRRYPAKPWRRGFDYRADGSVAFI, encoded by the coding sequence ATGAAACGGCGTGAGTTTCTTTCCCATTCCGCGGCGGCCCCGATGCTGCAGGTGAGTTCCCCCCAGGTAGGGACGCGGCCGGCGATCAAGATTACCGATATCAAGACGTTCCTGGTGGGCGTGGGCGGGCGGAACCTGTGCTTCGTGAAGGTGCTGACGGACCAGGGGATTCACGGGATCGGCGAGGCGTACTCGTGCGGTCCGGACGAGGCGACGCTGAAAGTGATCGAGGATTACAAGACGTGGCTCGTGGGCCAGGATCCGCGGAACATCCAATACCTGTGGGACCTGATGTACAACTTCACGCGGTTCCCGGGCGGTTCCGTGGTGAACGCGGCGATCAGCGGGATCGATCACGCGCTGTGGGACATCGCAGGCAAGGCGGCCGGGCTGCCGGTGTACATGCTGTTGGGCGGGCGGGTGCGCGACAAGATCCGGACGTATCAAAGCGCGGGCGGAAACGAGCCGTCGCAGGTGGCCGAATCGGCCAAACGGCTGGTGGAGAAGTATGGGTACACGGCGGTGAAGATGTCGCCGCACATGAGGGACACGAATGCGCGGCCGGTGAACTATGTGACGCGAATGGCGGGTCAGCGAGTGCGCGCGGTGCGGGAGGCGTTGGGCCCGGATGTGGATATCGGGGTGGACATTCACGCGAAGTTTTTCGAAATCAACCGGGCGCTGCGGATGGCCAAGGAGATCGAACCGTACAACCCGATGTGGTTGGAGGAGCCGATTCGGCCCGAGAATGCGGCGGCGATGCGGAAGCTTTCCGAACACGTGGAGATTCCGCTGGCGAGCGGGGAGTGCAACTACACCAAACATGAGTTTCGGACGATTCTCGCCGAGCAGTGCCTCGATTTCGTGCAGCCGGATATCTGCGTGTGCGGGGGGCTGCTCGAGATGAAGAAGATCGCGGCGATGGCGGAGGCGAACTTCGTCCGGGTGGCGCCGCACAATCCAATGGGTCCGGTGGCGACGGTGGTGAACGTGCACTTCGCGGCGTCGACTCCGAATTTCTTTATCCTCGAGTATCACCCCGACGATGAATCGCCGCGGAAGGACCTGCTTCAGGAGCCGTTGATGGTGAAGGACGGGTACATTCCGCTCCCGACGAAACCGGGTCTGGGTATCGAGCTGAACGAGGAGGCATTCCGGCGGTATCCGGCGAAGCCGTGGCGGCGCGGTTTTGACTATCGGGCAGACGGGTCTGTGGCGTTCATCTGA
- a CDS encoding response regulator → MAGRTAAGAAVAPEATPLNDYDQLKGEFLASLNHELRTPLTGVIGMSDLLAETPLSDEQAEYLGDLRECARQLLESLNSVLDYSAWTAGRFRLEASEFELRPVLDALVEETREAVKGKNLHVHAEWDPEIPETVVADEVHLRQLLAHLLRNAAKFTAEGEIRVTARVETEVVGWNGPLPSPAERRWVRFAVADTGIGIPSEKLDVIFDSFRQLDGGLARRYRGLGLGLTLARTIAVGMGGFLSVQSQTGDGESASGTIFEALVPLQIAAPIEHAEPAAEDRQRRILIVDDNRIAQAVVSHALRKGDYLVESAANGQRAIMLAAAEKFDLVLMDLQMPVMDGFTTCREIRRLPGYEETPIVALTANFSDEQRKACAQAGMQGYLAKPVQRAELLVAVARHLGLAVPAEEEPIEAAAAQSGA, encoded by the coding sequence TTGGCTGGCAGGACTGCGGCCGGCGCGGCGGTCGCACCAGAGGCGACCCCTCTCAACGACTACGATCAGTTGAAGGGCGAGTTTCTCGCAAGCTTGAATCACGAGTTGCGCACCCCCTTGACTGGCGTGATCGGCATGTCGGACCTGTTGGCCGAAACTCCTCTCTCCGACGAACAGGCCGAATACCTAGGCGATCTCAGGGAGTGCGCCCGGCAACTTCTGGAATCGCTGAACTCAGTGCTGGACTACTCGGCTTGGACGGCCGGCCGTTTCCGGCTGGAGGCATCCGAGTTCGAGCTGCGTCCGGTGCTCGATGCGCTGGTGGAAGAGACGCGCGAAGCTGTGAAGGGCAAGAACCTCCATGTGCACGCGGAATGGGATCCGGAGATTCCCGAGACGGTGGTGGCCGATGAGGTCCACCTGCGGCAACTGCTGGCGCACCTGCTGCGGAACGCCGCGAAGTTCACGGCCGAGGGAGAGATCCGGGTGACGGCGCGCGTGGAAACCGAAGTGGTGGGATGGAACGGTCCGCTTCCCTCGCCTGCCGAGCGACGCTGGGTGCGGTTCGCGGTGGCCGACACGGGCATCGGGATCCCCTCCGAGAAGCTGGATGTGATTTTCGATTCGTTCCGGCAACTGGACGGCGGATTGGCGCGGCGCTACCGCGGACTGGGACTGGGGCTGACGCTGGCCCGGACGATCGCGGTGGGCATGGGCGGGTTTCTTTCGGTTCAATCGCAAACGGGAGACGGCGAGTCGGCGTCGGGGACGATCTTCGAGGCCCTGGTGCCGCTACAGATCGCGGCGCCGATCGAGCACGCCGAACCGGCGGCCGAGGATCGCCAGCGGCGGATTCTGATTGTCGACGACAATCGGATCGCGCAGGCGGTGGTGAGCCATGCGCTGCGGAAGGGCGACTATCTGGTGGAGTCCGCGGCCAACGGGCAGCGCGCGATCATGCTGGCGGCAGCGGAGAAATTCGATCTTGTCCTGATGGATTTGCAGATGCCGGTGATGGACGGATTCACCACGTGCCGCGAGATCCGCCGTCTGCCGGGCTACGAAGAGACGCCGATTGTCGCTCTGACGGCGAACTTCTCCGATGAGCAGCGCAAGGCGTGCGCCCAGGCGGGGATGCAGGGGTATCTGGCGAAACCTGTTCAGCGGGCGGAACTGCTGGTTGCGGTGGCGCGGCACCTGGGACTCGCCGTGCCCGCCGAGGAAGAGCCGATCGAGGCGGCAGCGGCGCAGTCCGGCGCGTAA